From the Streptomyces pluripotens genome, one window contains:
- a CDS encoding SGNH/GDSL hydrolase family protein — protein sequence MTNLSRARVARRIAAGAAYGGGGVGLVGAAAVGLLLAEVRMARRHVGNGGSDRVPTADGVYGWGSPGSREAEGGGTYGIPGEPPLRLTLLGDSTAAGQGVHRSGQTPGALLASGLAAVAERPVVLQNVALPGAQSDDLDRQVTLVLSAPLPVPDVCVIMIGANDVTHRMPPTRSVRHLSAAVRRLRTAGAEVVVGTCPDLGTIEPVQQPLRWLARRASRQLAAAQTIGVVAQGGRTVSLGDLLGPEFEANPRELFGPDNYHPSAEGYATAAMAILPTVCAVLGLWPAEEERPDVSRREGFLPVARAAAEAAAEAGTEVTAAMPTGPRGPWALLKRRRRRRVPEAESAAPSA from the coding sequence ATGACGAACCTGTCGAGGGCGAGAGTGGCCCGGCGCATCGCGGCCGGAGCGGCGTACGGCGGCGGCGGGGTGGGCCTGGTCGGCGCGGCCGCCGTCGGGCTGCTGCTGGCGGAGGTGCGGATGGCCCGGCGCCATGTGGGCAACGGCGGCAGCGACCGGGTGCCGACGGCCGACGGCGTGTACGGCTGGGGCTCCCCCGGCTCACGCGAAGCCGAAGGCGGTGGAACATACGGAATCCCCGGTGAACCGCCCCTACGACTGACCCTGCTCGGCGACTCCACGGCCGCGGGGCAGGGCGTGCACCGGTCGGGCCAGACCCCGGGCGCACTGCTGGCCTCGGGACTCGCCGCGGTGGCGGAACGACCGGTGGTGCTGCAGAACGTGGCGCTGCCGGGGGCCCAGTCGGACGACCTGGACCGCCAGGTGACCCTGGTGCTCTCCGCGCCCCTCCCCGTCCCCGACGTCTGCGTGATCATGATCGGTGCGAACGACGTGACGCACCGGATGCCGCCGACCCGTTCGGTACGGCACTTGTCGGCGGCAGTACGACGGCTGCGCACGGCCGGCGCGGAGGTGGTGGTCGGCACCTGCCCCGACCTCGGCACCATCGAACCGGTGCAGCAGCCGCTGCGGTGGCTGGCCCGACGGGCGTCACGGCAGTTGGCCGCGGCCCAGACGATCGGGGTGGTGGCGCAGGGCGGGCGCACGGTGTCGCTGGGCGATCTGCTGGGCCCCGAGTTCGAGGCGAACCCCCGGGAACTGTTCGGCCCGGACAACTACCACCCCTCGGCGGAGGGGTACGCGACGGCCGCCATGGCCATACTGCCGACGGTGTGCGCGGTGCTGGGCCTGTGGCCCGCGGAGGAGGAACGGCCGGACGTATCGCGGCGCGAGGGCTTCCTCCCGGTCGCACGGGCCGCGGCCGAGGCCGCGGCGGAGGCCGGTACGGAGGTCACGGCGGCGATGCCGACCGGGCCGCGTGGGCCGTGGGCATTGCTCAAGCGGAGGCGCCGGAGGCGGGTGCCGGAGGCAGAATCCGCTGCTCCGTCGGCGTGA
- a CDS encoding cystathionine beta-synthase produces the protein MQFHDSMISLVGNTPLVRLNNVTKGIQATVLAKVEYFNPGGSVKDRIALRMIEAAEQSGELKPGGTIVEPTSGNTGVGLAIVAQQKGYKCIFVCPDKVSTDKINVLRAYGAEVVVCPTAVAPEHPDSYYNVSDRLVRETPGAWKPDQYSNPNNPLSHYHSTGPELWEQTEGKITHFVAGVGTGGTISGTGRYLKDVSDGKVKVIGADPEGSVYSGGSGRPYLVEGVGEDFWPTAYDRTVADEIVAVSDKDSFQMTRRLAKEEGLLVGGSCGMAVVAALRVAERLGPDDVVVVLLPDSGRGYLSKIFNDEWMADYGFLEDEGPSARVADVLNDKEGGSIPSLVHMHPEETVGEAIEVLREYGVSQMPVVKPGAGHPDVMAAEVVGSVVERELLDALFNKRASLTDPLEKHMSAPLPQVGSGEPVADLMTVLGSADAAIVLVEGKPTGVVSRQDLLAFLAKTGAK, from the coding sequence GTGCAATTCCACGACTCGATGATCAGCCTCGTCGGCAACACCCCGCTGGTGCGGCTCAACAACGTGACCAAGGGCATCCAGGCGACCGTCCTGGCCAAGGTGGAGTACTTCAACCCGGGCGGCTCCGTGAAGGACCGCATCGCCCTGCGCATGATCGAGGCCGCCGAGCAGAGCGGGGAGCTCAAGCCGGGCGGCACGATCGTCGAGCCGACCAGCGGCAACACGGGGGTGGGACTCGCCATCGTGGCCCAGCAGAAGGGCTACAAGTGCATCTTCGTCTGCCCCGACAAGGTGAGCACCGACAAGATCAACGTGCTGCGCGCGTACGGCGCCGAAGTCGTCGTCTGCCCCACCGCGGTCGCCCCCGAGCACCCGGACTCCTACTACAACGTCTCCGACCGGCTCGTCCGTGAGACCCCCGGTGCCTGGAAGCCCGACCAGTACTCCAACCCCAACAACCCCCTCTCGCACTATCACTCGACCGGCCCCGAGCTCTGGGAGCAGACCGAGGGGAAGATCACCCACTTCGTGGCGGGTGTCGGCACCGGCGGCACCATCTCCGGCACCGGCCGTTACTTGAAGGACGTCAGCGACGGCAAGGTCAAGGTCATCGGCGCCGACCCGGAGGGCTCCGTCTACTCGGGCGGGTCCGGGCGGCCGTACCTGGTCGAGGGCGTCGGCGAGGACTTCTGGCCCACCGCCTATGACCGCACCGTCGCCGACGAGATCGTCGCGGTCTCCGACAAGGACTCCTTCCAGATGACGCGCCGGCTGGCCAAGGAGGAGGGCCTGCTGGTGGGCGGCTCCTGCGGTATGGCGGTCGTCGCCGCGCTGCGGGTCGCCGAGCGGCTCGGCCCGGACGACGTCGTGGTGGTGCTGCTCCCCGACAGCGGACGCGGCTACCTCAGCAAGATCTTCAACGACGAGTGGATGGCCGACTACGGTTTCCTGGAGGACGAGGGCCCCAGCGCCCGCGTCGCCGACGTCCTCAACGACAAGGAGGGCGGTTCCATCCCGTCCCTGGTGCATATGCACCCGGAGGAGACCGTCGGCGAGGCCATCGAGGTGCTGCGCGAGTACGGCGTCTCGCAGATGCCGGTCGTCAAACCGGGTGCCGGCCACCCGGACGTCATGGCCGCTGAGGTGGTCGGCTCGGTCGTGGAACGGGAACTGTTGGACGCCCTGTTCAACAAGCGGGCCTCCCTCACCGACCCGCTGGAGAAGCACATGTCGGCCCCGCTGCCCCAGGTCGGTTCCGGCGAGCCGGTCGCCGACTTGATGACCGTACTGGGTTCGGCGGACGCGGCGATCGTCCTGGTCGAGGGCAAGCCGACCGGCGTGGTCAGCCGGCAGGACCTGCTGGCCTTCCTGGCCAAGACCGGCGCCAAGTAG
- a CDS encoding SDR family NAD(P)-dependent oxidoreductase, with the protein MTSQAYLCELFSLDDRIAIVTGGSSGIGRAITGALARAGASVVAVARGEERLRETVAELLADGCRAAWTVGDLSSREGVRAAAEDAAGVFGEPDILVNCAGINIRPPLDELDEDVWDATMALNLEAPFLLGQRFGPGMAERGFGRIIHVSSQQAHRAFVQSGAYGVSKGALESLARSQAEAWSPHGVTCNTVVPGFVMTPLNARLSSDPGRVAALAARTMTGRNGVAEDFAGAAVFLASRASAYVTGQSVFVDGGFSVH; encoded by the coding sequence ATGACGTCTCAGGCCTATCTCTGCGAACTGTTCTCGCTGGACGACCGGATCGCCATCGTCACGGGAGGTAGTTCCGGCATCGGGCGGGCCATCACCGGGGCGCTGGCACGAGCCGGAGCGAGTGTCGTGGCCGTGGCCCGCGGGGAGGAGCGGCTCCGGGAGACCGTCGCCGAGTTGCTGGCGGACGGCTGCCGTGCGGCCTGGACCGTCGGGGACCTGAGCAGCCGTGAGGGTGTGCGCGCGGCGGCCGAGGACGCGGCCGGCGTGTTCGGGGAGCCCGACATCCTCGTCAACTGCGCGGGGATCAACATCAGGCCTCCCCTGGACGAGTTGGACGAGGACGTCTGGGATGCCACCATGGCGCTGAACCTGGAGGCCCCGTTCCTGCTGGGCCAGAGGTTCGGGCCGGGCATGGCCGAGCGTGGCTTCGGCCGGATCATCCACGTCTCTTCCCAGCAGGCACACCGCGCCTTCGTGCAGAGCGGCGCGTACGGCGTCTCGAAGGGGGCGTTGGAGTCACTGGCCCGGTCCCAGGCCGAGGCCTGGTCTCCGCACGGTGTCACCTGCAACACCGTGGTGCCCGGCTTCGTGATGACGCCGCTGAACGCACGGCTGTCATCCGATCCCGGGCGAGTGGCGGCGCTGGCCGCGCGGACCATGACCGGACGCAACGGAGTCGCGGAGGACTTCGCGGGAGCGGCGGTCTTCCTCGCCAGCCGGGCGTCGGCCTACGTCACCGGGCAGTCAGTCTTCGTCGACGGCGGCTTCTCGGTCCACTGA
- a CDS encoding holo-ACP synthase, translated as MSIIGVGIDVAEIDRFRASLERTPGLAERLFVERELLLPGGQRRGTASLAARFAAKEALAKALGAPPGLHWTDAEVYVEDSGQPRLRVKGTVAARAAELGVRAWHVSLSHDAGVASAVVVAEG; from the coding sequence ATGAGCATCATCGGAGTGGGGATCGACGTCGCCGAGATCGACCGGTTCCGGGCATCCCTGGAGCGGACCCCGGGATTGGCCGAGCGGCTCTTCGTGGAACGGGAGCTGCTGCTGCCCGGCGGACAACGGCGTGGGACCGCCTCGCTCGCCGCCCGGTTCGCCGCCAAGGAGGCGTTGGCGAAGGCCCTGGGGGCGCCGCCGGGGCTGCACTGGACGGACGCCGAGGTGTACGTCGAGGACAGCGGGCAGCCCCGGCTGCGGGTGAAGGGGACGGTCGCCGCGCGGGCGGCGGAGCTGGGCGTGCGGGCCTGGCACGTGTCGCTGAGCCATGACGCGGGGGTGGCCTCGGCCGTGGTGGTCGCCGAGGGATGA
- a CDS encoding NAD(P)H-hydrate dehydratase translates to MRTAYSVETVRAAERALMARLPEGTLMQRAAAGLAAACAELLGRVYGSRVVLLVGSGDNGGDALYAGARLARRGAGVTAVLLSPERVHGGGLEALRRAGGQVAAADSAGEPIQRADLVLDGIVGIGGKGGLRPDAERLAGIAERSRAAVVAVDLPSGVEADTGEVRGAAVRADLTVTFGTYKPGLLVDPAREYAGVVRLVGIGLELPTEGELEALQHADLARLLPAPTAQSDKYRRGVVGVAAGSARYPGAAVLAVSGALRGGAGAVRYVGPAGDVVIARFPETLVSDAGPAKAGRVQAWVVGPGIGDDAVTVAEVLGTDVPVLVDADGLRLAGRDAVRGRTAPTLMTPHAGEAAALLGVRREDVEGAPLAAVRELAAVYRATVLLKGSTTLVADPAGGAMRVNATGTGWLATAGSGDVLSGLAGSLLAAGLSALDAGSGAAYLHGLAGRFAAQGAPTGAHDVAERIPQAWRDVRH, encoded by the coding sequence ATGCGTACTGCGTACAGCGTGGAGACGGTGAGGGCGGCCGAACGAGCACTGATGGCGCGGCTGCCGGAGGGAACGCTGATGCAGCGGGCCGCCGCGGGACTGGCCGCGGCCTGTGCGGAGCTGCTGGGGCGGGTGTACGGCAGCCGGGTGGTGCTGCTGGTCGGCAGCGGGGACAACGGCGGGGACGCGCTGTACGCGGGGGCACGGCTGGCACGCCGCGGGGCCGGCGTCACCGCCGTGCTGCTCTCCCCCGAACGGGTGCACGGCGGGGGACTCGAGGCGCTCCGCCGGGCCGGGGGCCAGGTGGCCGCGGCCGATTCCGCGGGGGAGCCGATCCAGCGGGCCGACCTCGTGCTGGACGGGATCGTCGGGATCGGGGGAAAGGGCGGGCTGCGACCCGATGCCGAGCGGCTCGCCGGGATCGCGGAGAGGTCCCGAGCCGCAGTGGTGGCCGTGGATCTGCCCAGCGGGGTCGAGGCGGATACCGGGGAGGTCCGGGGGGCAGCCGTCCGGGCCGACCTCACGGTCACTTTCGGGACGTACAAGCCGGGGCTGCTGGTCGACCCCGCCCGGGAGTACGCCGGGGTGGTGCGGCTGGTCGGTATCGGGCTGGAGCTGCCCACCGAGGGCGAGCTGGAGGCGTTGCAGCACGCGGATCTGGCCCGGCTGCTGCCGGCGCCGACGGCACAGAGCGACAAGTACCGACGGGGGGTCGTGGGCGTCGCCGCCGGGTCGGCGCGGTATCCGGGTGCTGCCGTCCTCGCCGTCTCCGGGGCCCTGCGGGGCGGTGCGGGGGCCGTGCGCTACGTCGGTCCCGCGGGGGACGTGGTGATCGCTCGCTTCCCCGAGACGCTCGTGTCCGATGCCGGACCGGCCAAGGCCGGACGGGTACAAGCCTGGGTGGTCGGACCGGGGATCGGCGATGATGCGGTGACCGTGGCGGAGGTCCTCGGGACGGACGTGCCCGTGCTGGTCGATGCGGACGGCTTGCGGCTGGCCGGGCGAGACGCGGTGCGGGGGCGTACGGCGCCGACGCTGATGACCCCGCACGCGGGGGAGGCCGCAGCCCTGCTGGGGGTGCGGCGCGAGGACGTGGAGGGGGCGCCGCTGGCCGCGGTGCGGGAACTAGCGGCGGTGTACCGGGCCACCGTGCTGTTGAAGGGGTCGACGACGCTGGTGGCCGATCCTGCGGGCGGTGCGATGCGGGTGAACGCCACGGGGACGGGGTGGCTGGCCACCGCGGGGAGCGGGGATGTGCTGTCGGGGCTCGCGGGATCGCTACTGGCGGCGGGGTTGTCCGCGCTGGATGCGGGGAGCGGGGCGGCCTATCTGCACGGCCTGGCCGGGCGTTTCGCGGCCCAGGGCGCACCGACCGGAGCGCATGACGTCGCGGAGCGGATTCCGCAGGCGTGGCGGGACGTGCGGCACTGA
- the alr gene encoding alanine racemase, with protein sequence MSETAAVPTAPLRARAEIDLGALRANVRALRARVKGAAVMAVVKSDGYGHGAVPCARAAREAGAAWLGTATPEEALALRAAGLSGRMMCWLWVPGGPWREAIEADIDVSVSGLWALREVVEAAREAGRAARVQLKADTGLGRSGCQPADWPELVARALRAEADGLIRITGLWSHFACADEPGHPSIAAQLDRFREMLDHAEGQGVRPEVRHIANSPAALTLPESHFDLVRTGIAVYGISPSPELGAPADFGLRPVMTLSASLALVKRVPGGHGVSYGHHYVTPGGTTLGLVPVGYADGVPRHASGTGPVLIDGKWRTVAGRVAMDQFVVDLGGDEPTAGAEAVLFGPGDRGEPTAEDWAQACGTIAYEIVTRIGTRVPRVYVNGKEHG encoded by the coding sequence ATGAGTGAGACTGCAGCTGTGCCGACGGCGCCCCTGCGCGCCCGCGCCGAGATCGATCTGGGCGCCCTGCGCGCCAATGTGCGGGCCCTGCGTGCCCGGGTGAAGGGCGCGGCCGTGATGGCCGTCGTCAAGTCCGACGGGTACGGCCACGGTGCGGTGCCGTGCGCCCGTGCGGCCCGCGAGGCGGGGGCGGCCTGGCTCGGCACGGCCACGCCCGAGGAGGCGCTCGCGCTGCGCGCGGCCGGGCTGTCGGGGCGGATGATGTGCTGGCTCTGGGTGCCGGGCGGGCCCTGGCGGGAAGCGATCGAGGCCGACATCGATGTGTCCGTGAGCGGGTTGTGGGCCCTTCGGGAGGTCGTCGAGGCCGCCCGGGAGGCCGGGCGGGCCGCGCGTGTGCAGCTCAAGGCCGACACCGGTCTCGGGCGCAGTGGCTGCCAGCCCGCCGACTGGCCAGAGCTGGTTGCCCGGGCCCTGCGTGCCGAGGCCGACGGGCTGATCCGGATCACCGGGCTGTGGTCCCACTTCGCCTGTGCTGATGAGCCCGGGCACCCGTCCATCGCCGCTCAGCTCGACCGCTTTCGCGAGATGCTGGACCACGCCGAGGGACAGGGCGTGCGGCCCGAGGTACGGCACATCGCCAACTCGCCGGCCGCGCTCACCCTGCCCGAGTCCCACTTCGACCTCGTCCGCACCGGGATCGCCGTGTACGGCATCTCGCCCAGCCCCGAGTTGGGCGCCCCGGCCGACTTCGGGCTGCGTCCGGTGATGACGCTCAGTGCCTCGCTGGCCCTGGTCAAGCGGGTACCGGGGGGACACGGTGTCAGCTACGGCCACCACTACGTCACTCCCGGTGGGACCACGCTCGGTCTGGTGCCCGTCGGTTACGCGGACGGCGTCCCGCGGCATGCCTCGGGCACCGGGCCGGTGCTGATCGACGGCAAGTGGCGGACGGTCGCCGGGCGGGTGGCCATGGACCAGTTCGTGGTGGATCTGGGGGGCGACGAGCCTACGGCCGGCGCGGAGGCGGTGCTGTTCGGACCCGGTGATCGCGGTGAGCCCACCGCCGAGGACTGGGCGCAGGCCTGTGGCACGATCGCCTACGAAATCGTCACGCGCATCGGAACCCGGGTTCCGCGCGTCTACGTGAATGGGAAAGAACACGGGTGA
- a CDS encoding alpha/beta fold hydrolase: protein MSESSAEVVAEVVADAVASATATSAAGAEAGGWRRATGIAGAAVGVLAAGAAAGVAVERLTVGRGMRRKARLALDSAGPYGTLRGVPGKAYADDGTELYYEVDEIEPEPGPNVSPRRRRLFGRQAPAPVTVVFCHGYCLSQDSWHFQRSALRGVVRTVYWDQRSHGRSGRGLAQTRDRVPVTIDQLGRDLKAVLDAAVPEGPVVLVGHSMGGMTVMALAAHYPELVRDRVVATAFVGTSSGRLGEVDFGLPVAGVNVVRRILPGVLKALGQQAELVEKGRRATADLFAGIIKRYSFAGRDVDPAVARFAERMIESTPIDVVAEFYPAFTDHEKTGALAHFQGVPALVLAGVRDLVTPSEHSEAIAGLLPDAELVLVPDAGHLVMLEHPEVVTDRLADLLTRAGAVPAGATVTGYGSTSRTARPR, encoded by the coding sequence GTGAGCGAGAGCAGTGCGGAGGTCGTGGCGGAGGTCGTGGCGGACGCCGTCGCCTCGGCGACCGCCACCTCCGCCGCGGGGGCAGAGGCCGGGGGGTGGCGCAGGGCGACCGGCATCGCCGGTGCCGCGGTCGGCGTGCTCGCCGCGGGCGCGGCGGCCGGAGTCGCCGTAGAGCGGCTGACGGTGGGGCGCGGAATGCGGCGCAAGGCCCGGCTGGCACTCGACTCGGCGGGTCCGTACGGCACCCTGCGGGGTGTTCCGGGCAAGGCCTACGCCGACGATGGGACCGAGCTGTACTACGAGGTCGACGAAATCGAGCCAGAACCGGGGCCGAACGTCTCCCCCCGGCGGCGCCGGCTGTTCGGCCGCCAGGCACCCGCCCCGGTCACCGTCGTCTTCTGTCACGGTTACTGCCTCAGCCAGGACTCCTGGCACTTCCAGCGGTCCGCCCTGCGCGGTGTCGTCCGCACCGTGTACTGGGACCAGCGCAGTCACGGCCGGTCCGGAAGGGGCCTGGCTCAGACGCGGGACCGGGTGCCCGTGACCATCGACCAACTCGGCCGCGACCTCAAGGCCGTCCTCGACGCCGCCGTACCGGAGGGGCCGGTGGTGCTGGTCGGTCACTCGATGGGCGGGATGACCGTGATGGCCCTCGCGGCCCACTACCCGGAGCTGGTCCGGGACCGGGTCGTCGCCACCGCCTTCGTCGGGACCTCCTCCGGGCGGCTCGGCGAGGTCGACTTCGGGTTGCCCGTCGCTGGCGTCAACGTGGTGCGCCGGATTCTCCCGGGTGTGCTGAAGGCGCTCGGGCAACAGGCGGAGCTGGTGGAGAAGGGGCGCAGGGCCACGGCCGATCTGTTCGCCGGGATCATCAAGCGGTACTCGTTCGCGGGGCGGGACGTCGATCCGGCCGTGGCGCGGTTCGCCGAGCGGATGATCGAGTCGACGCCGATCGACGTGGTCGCCGAGTTCTACCCGGCGTTCACCGACCACGAGAAGACCGGGGCACTGGCCCATTTCCAGGGCGTTCCCGCGCTCGTCCTGGCCGGTGTGCGGGACCTTGTCACGCCCAGCGAGCACAGCGAGGCCATCGCCGGCCTGCTGCCCGACGCCGAGCTGGTGCTCGTTCCCGACGCCGGGCACCTGGTGATGCTGGAGCACCCGGAAGTGGTCACCGACCGGCTCGCCGACCTACTCACCCGCGCGGGTGCCGTGCCCGCAGGGGCTACCGTTACTGGCTATGGAAGCACCAGCAGGACCGCACGACCCCGCTGA
- the tsaE gene encoding tRNA (adenosine(37)-N6)-threonylcarbamoyltransferase complex ATPase subunit type 1 TsaE — MEAPAGPHDPAETRLTITSPEQMRELGRRMAKLLRAGDLVMLTGELGAGKTTLTRGLGEGLGVRGAVTSPTFVIARVHPSLGDGPPLVHVDAYRLSGSLDEMEDLDLDVSLPDSVIVVEWGEGKVEELTEDRLQVVIHRAVGDTTDEVRHVTLTGLGARWAGTDLETLSA, encoded by the coding sequence ATGGAAGCACCAGCAGGACCGCACGACCCCGCTGAGACCCGGCTGACGATCACCTCGCCCGAGCAGATGCGGGAGTTGGGCCGCAGGATGGCCAAGCTGCTGCGCGCGGGTGACCTGGTGATGCTCACCGGGGAGCTCGGTGCCGGCAAGACCACCCTGACCCGCGGGCTCGGCGAGGGGCTGGGCGTGCGCGGTGCGGTCACCTCGCCGACCTTTGTGATCGCCCGGGTTCACCCGTCCCTCGGTGACGGCCCGCCCCTGGTCCATGTGGACGCCTACCGGCTCTCCGGCAGCCTGGACGAGATGGAGGACCTGGACCTCGACGTCTCGCTGCCCGACTCGGTGATCGTCGTGGAGTGGGGCGAGGGCAAGGTCGAGGAGCTGACCGAGGACCGGCTCCAGGTCGTCATCCACCGCGCGGTCGGGGACACGACCGACGAGGTGCGGCACGTGACGCTGACCGGGCTGGGGGCACGGTGGGCTGGGACGGATCTGGAGACCCTGTCCGCCTGA
- the tsaB gene encoding tRNA (adenosine(37)-N6)-threonylcarbamoyltransferase complex dimerization subunit type 1 TsaB, producing MLLLALDTATPAVTVALHDGTDVIASSSQVDARRHGELLLPAVDRVLAVAGLKLEAVTGIVVGVGPGPYTGLRVGLMTADTFGLALGVPVHGLCTLDGLAYATDIEKGPFVVATDARRKEVYWAKYADARTRLTDPAVGRPADIAEQVVGLPAVGAGALLYPDTFPSAHEPEHVSAASLASLAAEKLAAGDELLPPRPLYLRRPDAQVPKNYKVVTPK from the coding sequence GTGCTCTTGCTCGCTCTGGATACCGCAACACCCGCCGTCACCGTCGCGCTGCACGACGGCACCGACGTCATCGCCTCATCGAGTCAGGTGGACGCGCGCCGGCACGGGGAGCTGCTGCTGCCGGCCGTCGACCGCGTGCTCGCCGTGGCCGGGCTGAAACTGGAGGCGGTCACCGGGATCGTCGTCGGTGTCGGCCCCGGTCCCTACACCGGCCTGCGGGTCGGCCTGATGACCGCCGACACCTTCGGTCTCGCGCTCGGCGTTCCGGTGCACGGCCTGTGCACCCTGGATGGTCTCGCCTACGCCACGGACATCGAGAAGGGCCCCTTCGTGGTGGCGACCGACGCCCGCCGCAAGGAGGTCTACTGGGCCAAGTACGCCGATGCGCGGACCCGCCTGACCGATCCGGCCGTGGGCCGGCCGGCCGACATCGCGGAACAGGTCGTCGGGCTCCCGGCGGTCGGCGCGGGGGCGCTGCTCTACCCGGACACGTTCCCGAGCGCCCACGAGCCCGAGCACGTGTCCGCCGCCTCCCTCGCCTCCCTCGCCGCGGAGAAGCTGGCCGCCGGTGACGAGCTGCTGCCGCCCCGGCCGCTGTATCTGCGCAGGCCGGATGCCCAGGTACCCAAGAACTACAAGGTGGTCACCCCCAAGTGA
- the rimI gene encoding ribosomal protein S18-alanine N-acetyltransferase: protein MRWWDIDPVLELERDLFPEDAWSRGMFWSELAHSRGPQATRRYLVAASGARIVGYAGLAASGELADVQTLAVARDQQGTGLGGRLLAELLRAATAFECHEVLLECRVDNVRAQKLYERFGFAPIGFRRGYYQPGNVDALVMRLTTAPDSGSAAGSSPAQGTEIND from the coding sequence ATGCGCTGGTGGGACATCGACCCGGTCCTGGAGCTGGAGAGGGACCTCTTCCCCGAGGACGCCTGGTCCAGAGGCATGTTCTGGTCCGAGCTGGCGCACTCCCGGGGCCCCCAGGCCACCCGGCGCTACCTCGTGGCCGCATCCGGCGCCCGCATCGTCGGCTACGCGGGCCTCGCCGCCTCCGGGGAACTGGCCGACGTCCAGACCCTCGCCGTCGCCCGCGACCAGCAGGGCACTGGCCTCGGCGGGCGTCTGCTGGCCGAACTGCTCCGCGCGGCCACCGCGTTCGAATGCCACGAGGTGCTGCTCGAATGCCGGGTCGACAACGTCCGAGCCCAGAAGCTCTACGAGCGCTTCGGCTTTGCCCCGATCGGCTTCAGACGCGGCTACTACCAGCCAGGCAACGTGGACGCCCTGGTGATGCGTCTGACCACAGCACCCGACAGCGGCTCCGCCGCGGGCTCTTCCCCAGCACAAGGAACCGAAATCAATGACTGA
- the tsaD gene encoding tRNA (adenosine(37)-N6)-threonylcarbamoyltransferase complex transferase subunit TsaD — protein sequence MTDEPLVLGIETSCDETGVGIVRGTTLLADAVASSVDEHARFGGVVPEVASRAHLEAMVPTIDRALREAGIGAKDLDGISVTAGPGLAGALLVGVSAAKAYAYALGKPLYGVNHLASHICVDQLEHGPLPEPTMALLVSGGHSSLLLSTDITADVRPMGSTIDDAAGEAFDKIARVLNLGFPGGPVIDRYACEGDPAAIAFPRGLTGPRDPAYDFSFSGLKTAVARWIEARRAAGEEVPVRDVAASFQEAVVDVLTRKAVRACKDEGVDHLMIGGGVAANSRLRALAQERCEAAGIRLRVPRPKLCTDNGAMVAALGAEMVARNRAASDWDLSADSSLPVTDPHVPGHDHVHEVSRENLYS from the coding sequence ATGACTGACGAACCTCTCGTCCTCGGTATCGAGACCTCCTGTGACGAGACCGGCGTCGGCATCGTCCGCGGCACCACCCTGCTGGCGGACGCCGTCGCCTCCAGCGTGGACGAGCACGCCCGATTTGGTGGCGTCGTACCGGAAGTGGCGTCCCGGGCGCACCTGGAGGCGATGGTCCCGACCATCGACCGGGCGCTGCGGGAGGCGGGGATCGGCGCGAAGGACCTGGACGGCATCTCGGTGACCGCCGGTCCCGGCCTCGCCGGTGCCCTCCTCGTCGGCGTTTCGGCGGCCAAGGCCTACGCCTACGCCCTCGGCAAGCCCCTCTACGGGGTCAATCACTTGGCCTCCCACATCTGTGTGGACCAGTTGGAGCACGGCCCGCTGCCCGAGCCGACCATGGCCCTGTTGGTCTCCGGCGGTCACTCCTCCCTGCTCCTGTCGACGGACATCACCGCCGACGTCCGCCCGATGGGTTCGACCATCGACGACGCGGCCGGCGAGGCCTTCGACAAGATCGCCCGCGTGCTGAACCTGGGTTTCCCCGGCGGCCCGGTGATCGACCGGTACGCATGCGAGGGCGATCCCGCGGCCATCGCCTTCCCCCGCGGGCTCACCGGACCGCGCGATCCCGCCTACGACTTCTCCTTCTCCGGGCTGAAGACGGCCGTGGCCCGCTGGATCGAGGCCAGGCGCGCGGCCGGTGAGGAGGTTCCGGTCCGCGATGTGGCCGCCTCCTTCCAGGAGGCCGTGGTCGATGTCCTCACGCGCAAGGCCGTTCGTGCCTGTAAGGACGAGGGTGTCGACCACCTGATGATCGGGGGCGGGGTGGCTGCCAACTCCCGCCTGCGTGCTCTCGCCCAGGAGCGCTGCGAGGCGGCCGGTATCCGGCTGCGCGTTCCGCGTCCCAAGCTGTGCACCGACAATGGTGCGATGGTGGCCGCCCTGGGCGCCGAGATGGTCGCCCGCAACCGGGCCGCCTCCGACTGGGACCTGTCGGCCGACTCCTCCCTACCGGTGACGGACCCGCACGTACCGGGCCACGATCACGTCCACGAGGTGAGCAGGGAGAACCTGTACTCGTGA